A genomic segment from [Limnothrix rosea] IAM M-220 encodes:
- a CDS encoding GNAT family N-acetyltransferase yields the protein MKILYRLATDADLDDILAVQTLNLKILLGSSLSEEVLTALVINQEKKRDRQRELIFIAICNGKVIGFIALLLNSARITGLFVHPDFVQQGIGSELLTIAIDVLDSKKHRTIFAWSFDSAKAFYRKHGFHSSRSNYLLLGRHLKVRTFWMRKTIRPLTEIEQKRNTIITAIIISLILVSLITSLS from the coding sequence ATGAAAATCCTCTATCGTCTCGCTACAGATGCTGACTTAGACGATATTTTAGCCGTCCAAACCCTTAATCTGAAAATCCTTCTAGGTTCGTCTTTATCAGAGGAAGTACTAACTGCTTTAGTCATAAACCAAGAAAAGAAACGCGATCGCCAGCGTGAACTGATTTTTATTGCCATTTGTAATGGGAAAGTGATTGGTTTTATTGCTCTTTTACTGAATAGCGCCAGAATAACGGGTTTATTTGTTCATCCAGATTTTGTACAGCAGGGCATTGGCTCTGAACTGTTGACCATTGCCATAGATGTCTTAGATTCCAAGAAACATCGCACTATTTTTGCTTGGTCATTTGATTCTGCTAAGGCCTTTTATCGGAAACATGGTTTTCATTCTTCGCGTAGCAACTATCTTTTATTAGGAAGACATCTCAAGGTTCGTACCTTTTGGATGCGCAAAACTATTCGTCCACTGACTGAGATAGAGCAAAAAAGAAATACGATTATTACGGCAATTATAATCAGCCTTATTCTCGTGAGTTTAATTACATCTTTAAGCTAG